A genomic window from Microbacterium sp. H1-D42 includes:
- a CDS encoding DUF6412 domain-containing protein: MIDTLNTLLQLMLTALGAVPLPVDGMLGVAAVLVALAVLTLVIAVVAPHAGIRSAPHPRRAIDVSTRLAQSHPDADGHPRPRAPGVALAA; encoded by the coding sequence GTGATCGACACGCTGAACACGCTGCTGCAGCTGATGCTGACAGCGCTCGGCGCCGTGCCCCTGCCAGTCGACGGAATGTTGGGGGTTGCGGCGGTCCTCGTCGCCCTCGCTGTGCTGACCCTCGTGATCGCCGTGGTGGCACCGCACGCCGGCATCCGATCCGCACCACACCCGCGCCGCGCGATCGACGTGTCCACGCGTCTCGCGCAGAGTCATCCGGATGCCGATGGGCATCCGCGTCCGCGAGCACCGGGAGTCGCGCTCGCCGCGTGA
- a CDS encoding CBS domain-containing protein, with translation MTLTREIMTPNAQCIGENDALSIAAERMSELNVGSLPICGEDGRLKGMLTDRDIVVKAVAIGLDPETTNAGRLAEDKPVTIDADADIAQALALMEEHQIRRIPVIRDHRLAGIISQADIARHLEPETTGRTVEVISR, from the coding sequence CATCGGCGAGAACGATGCACTCTCGATCGCCGCCGAGCGGATGAGCGAGTTGAACGTCGGCTCGCTGCCGATCTGCGGCGAAGACGGCCGGCTCAAGGGGATGCTGACCGACCGGGACATCGTGGTGAAAGCCGTCGCGATCGGGCTCGACCCCGAGACGACGAACGCCGGACGCCTCGCAGAGGACAAGCCAGTGACCATCGACGCGGATGCAGACATCGCGCAGGCGCTGGCGCTCATGGAGGAGCATCAGATCCGCAGGATCCCGGTGATAAGGGACCATCGTCTGGCCGGGATCATCAGCCAGGCCGACATCGCCCGGCATCTGGAGCCCGAGACGACGGGCCGAACCGTCGAAGTGATCTCACGCTGA
- the yidC gene encoding membrane protein insertase YidC, producing MDIFAFPPLTLLLDTAYNALLSLSHLLEPLAGANAAALAVVLVTVLVRTLLIPVGVSQARAEQMRARLAPKLRDLQKRHGKDAERLQRETLALYKQENASPLAGCLPLIVQAAVVGILYTLFLRPEIAGHANELLTHDLFGAPLGTSLLHAIGAGIDPATAVVWAVVLVVILVVADITRRVFRPQAPAEGPLATPGMLGMMNALHYLTAVFAVFVPLAAALYLVVTVTWTLVQRALLRRRYPLPIA from the coding sequence TTGGACATCTTCGCCTTCCCGCCACTGACCCTTCTTCTCGACACCGCCTACAACGCCCTCCTCTCTCTCTCGCATCTGCTCGAACCTCTTGCGGGCGCGAATGCCGCGGCTCTCGCCGTCGTGCTCGTGACCGTTCTGGTGCGCACCCTGCTCATCCCGGTCGGCGTCTCGCAGGCCAGAGCCGAGCAGATGCGCGCCCGCCTCGCACCGAAGCTGCGCGACCTGCAGAAGCGTCACGGCAAGGACGCCGAGCGCCTGCAGCGCGAGACGCTGGCGCTGTACAAGCAGGAGAACGCCTCGCCGCTCGCCGGCTGCCTGCCGCTGATCGTTCAGGCCGCCGTCGTCGGCATCCTCTACACGCTCTTCCTGCGTCCCGAGATCGCTGGTCACGCGAACGAGCTGCTCACCCACGACCTGTTCGGCGCACCGCTGGGCACCTCGCTGCTGCACGCCATCGGCGCCGGCATCGATCCGGCGACAGCGGTCGTGTGGGCGGTCGTGCTGGTGGTCATCCTCGTGGTCGCCGACATCACCCGCAGGGTCTTCCGACCGCAGGCACCGGCCGAGGGGCCGCTCGCGACGCCGGGGATGCTTGGCATGATGAACGCCCTGCATTACCTGACCGCGGTGTTCGCCGTGTTCGTGCCGCTCGCCGCTGCGCTGTATCTGGTCGTCACGGTGACCTGGACGCTGGTGCAGCGGGCCCTGCTGCGCCGCCGCTACCCTCTGCCGATCGCCTGA
- a CDS encoding LysR family transcriptional regulator, giving the protein MSRIVVIGGTGQIGTKVVSRLRHLGREVRVAARSTAVDTVTGAGLESVLDGAEIVIDVSKPPTHDQRAMHDFFQTGTENVLRAERAFSIRHHVVLSIVGSARAEVPFYRGKAAAEQIVRDSGVPFSIVHATQFFEFAPGIAAASAIDGVVTLPDALVQPAAGADVADAIIEIALAVPLRSDVEIAGPERMPLTDFITRSLRARGDDRTVHAAADGRYFGGPLEPDTLLPRDGARILPTTLDEWLASQSGSDANLLP; this is encoded by the coding sequence GTGTCACGCATCGTCGTCATCGGCGGCACCGGCCAGATCGGCACGAAGGTGGTCAGCCGATTGCGCCACCTCGGCAGGGAGGTGCGGGTGGCCGCGCGCAGCACCGCCGTCGACACCGTCACCGGAGCCGGGCTCGAGTCCGTCCTCGACGGCGCCGAGATCGTGATCGACGTGTCCAAGCCGCCGACGCACGACCAGCGTGCCATGCACGACTTCTTCCAGACCGGCACCGAGAACGTGCTGCGCGCGGAGCGCGCCTTCAGCATCCGACACCACGTCGTGCTGAGCATCGTCGGCTCTGCCCGCGCCGAAGTGCCGTTCTACCGCGGCAAGGCCGCGGCCGAGCAGATCGTGCGGGACTCCGGCGTCCCCTTCTCGATCGTCCACGCGACGCAGTTCTTCGAATTCGCCCCCGGCATCGCCGCTGCCTCCGCGATCGACGGGGTCGTCACCCTGCCGGATGCCCTCGTGCAGCCCGCCGCGGGTGCTGATGTCGCGGATGCGATCATCGAGATCGCACTCGCCGTGCCACTGCGGTCGGATGTTGAGATCGCCGGGCCCGAGCGCATGCCACTCACGGACTTCATCACCCGCTCGCTGCGGGCTCGCGGCGACGACCGAACCGTGCACGCCGCCGCCGACGGGCGCTACTTCGGCGGGCCGCTGGAGCCCGACACACTGCTGCCGCGAGACGGCGCGCGAATCCTGCCCACGACGCTGGATGAGTGGCTGGCTTCGCAGTCGGGATCGGATGCTAACCTCTTGCCCTGA
- a CDS encoding FHA domain-containing protein → MNDQSYGYKPTTTHGEWGSGKPHLRITGLDEERLVFQITLDEVTIGSDEASTLQLPGADPLHATIVHDEHDEYVLTMHGAGTMSMVRQEEHDEERSAILRTGLHFTIGEWLLVFSREEFADHGRPYGGRQGGEGGHQGRQPDRPDYPATIHAHDAASAPTAVADAADAES, encoded by the coding sequence ATGAACGACCAGAGCTACGGGTACAAGCCGACCACCACGCATGGCGAGTGGGGTTCAGGCAAGCCGCATCTGCGGATCACCGGCCTCGACGAAGAGCGCCTCGTCTTCCAGATCACCCTCGACGAGGTGACGATCGGCTCCGACGAAGCCAGCACCCTGCAGCTGCCAGGTGCCGACCCGCTGCACGCCACGATCGTGCACGACGAGCACGATGAGTATGTGCTGACGATGCACGGCGCTGGGACGATGAGCATGGTGCGCCAGGAGGAGCACGATGAGGAGCGCTCCGCGATTCTTCGGACCGGACTGCACTTCACGATCGGCGAGTGGCTGCTCGTCTTCAGTCGCGAGGAGTTCGCCGACCACGGCCGTCCGTACGGCGGCCGCCAGGGCGGCGAGGGCGGGCACCAGGGTCGGCAGCCCGATCGTCCCGACTACCCGGCGACGATCCACGCACATGACGCAGCATCCGCTCCGACAGCCGTGGCGGACGCCGCCGACGCCGAATCCTGA